tatatttcaaaacaaattttacaaTGCGTTCAGGTCAAATTATATTTGAGAAATGTTATGCCAACTTCAAAATAAGGTTACTTTATTACCGAATGATAATGAGACTtgttgaagatgaagaagaattatCAACAATCAATCACTTATCGTTATCTGTTAAGGTTTAAATGAAATCATGTTTGAGTGGGTGTTCAATACATACACCTCCCAAGAAGTCTATTAGGAGATTTTAATGTCGGATCGACCTCCCTAAAGTTGTTAATAAGGTACAGAAGATgccctacaagctctacatggagaaTCTTAACCTGTGTATGAAGGAGTCCTGGTCAATCTCGTATTTGGGCAATAGGGTGATGGAGACAGGTGTGAGCCAAATGAAGCGATATGGAGAAAAAGGTAAAATGTGTTCATGTGGTAGAGAAGATCCTTTGTTctttaattacataatttaattatgtagttAGTTCAATTGAAGAGACATGATTTAGATATGATGTATGTAGATGGACTAATCGATGGGTTCACTTTAAACATATGAAGAAAAGTTGAAGAGAAGACATGATGACATTTTGAAGAAAGGGTCAAAACTTCTTTGACAGAAAATGaagcaaaagaaataaaaaaagaacatggTCGCAAAAGACGATGTGAACATGAccaaagaaaactaaaaagatCATGACAATCTatttataaatacataaattcTAAGACATGGGTTATGACAACGCCATctcatattttaagaaatcatTTACTCTTCCATTTCAGCTTTTTTGCCTACGTGACATATATACTCTTCTCATTTCATCATCTGCTAAACACTCTTTAACAACATAAACAAATTCAATTCATTTCATCAGTTactaaaatgtaattaaatttttttcatatcagTCTCTGACGCAAGAAGTTTAAAgttcaaaataaatgttatttatcaGTTACTGAGCaatcattaaataatttcatatcattctcaagtgaaaattaatataattagcaTTTGTTGCGACATACTCATCACTAATGGTTATCATCACAAAAGGCAGGCGTGATATCAGTATTTGTGGTTTCAGGTGAGTAACACCACCTCTCTCTGACCTATACTACGGCCACTTTAGACTAAAATCTGTAAAGGAGTAACAACCACCCTTTTCCTCTGCTTCTttcagatttttctttttattttttattttatcaaggaCATGTTTGCTCATCAAGTACATCTTTAGGTTTCTTCGGCTAAAGCTACTTTTTCTGTTATTTAACGTGTTCATCTTGCTTAATTGCTCCTGGGAacatattaaaacaatttatacatTAGGGAACATATAAAAACAGGATGTACACAAATTCAGTTTCATACAAGGCTTGAACAAAGAAAATGTGATGTAGAGTTTATTCTAAGTTTAGTACCTCCATCTGCCTCTCTTTATTTCAGTTCAGAACAGAAAGAACTTTTGATTATGACATCTGAATATAACCATTTGCTTCAGCAAGAATTGAAGCTCTATTTGTGTGCCAAAATTTAGGGAATTAGATACTAGCTAGGCTAAATAAATAAGCAAATGAATTTGGTCAGTTATTGGCTTTGTTGAGAAATGGTTGCAATTGGTTGGGAAATGTTCCTAATTTAGAGGAATaagatgatttattttttttatgaaaataataataaagtgcgCAACATGATGAAGAATggtcttttattattatttcaatttgaaCCTAagttgttaataataaaaataagaagaagaaattagtACGTACATTGAGAGCGAATGCAGGGATGCGTCAGGTTTGCACAAACAGATCGTCTCTTGTTAGtttctatttaatttatcaGTATTTTGTGAACAACTCACCTTGGTTTTCTCATTCCCAAAATATATAACCGTTTCACACATTGTACGcacatacataaaaataaattacacaaaCGTAGGTCTTCCCTTCCCTAATCTCATTTGACATTATGTAAATGCAAAACCCTAACAACATCGCAATTAATCCAGAGAGATGAAGAAAGCTCTTTTCAAGCCAAAGCCCAAAACACCAGTGGAGCTCGTGCGCCACGCCCGGGAACTCATCATCTTTCTCGACTCCAAAACATGCACTCGTGAAAGTAAACGCGAAGAGAAGGTAAATTAATGTCTTCCTTCcatcacataattaaaattacgtACCTTGTTTTACCTGCCTATGCATTCATAATTAAGTCTAAGattctttttttgaaagacaaattttattgaaataaaaaaatttgacgcACAAGATATGTTCCAAATTATCAAACAGAGGACACAAGAAATTCTAGACATACCCCCCCTGATACAATGCCTCCAACAAAGAATTAATACCCCATCAAGCACAAAGTTTTAAATAGCGGTCCGCAATCGCAATTGAAGCCGTAACGTCAAGGTATTTTAAATCTTCGCAACCGCATCATGACCCTAATTGTGGTCACATCAGTGACATTTTCTTGCAATATGAAAGTTTTTGGCTCACCCCAATAATAATGACCACAGTTTAAAACCATGATCACAACAGAAAATGCTTCAGGGACATCTTATTTATCAAATTATGCAgcctgaaaataaaaataaaacaccaGAAGCTTTGCTCAGAATTAATACCCTAATGTATATACCACTGCCGCTGCTATATCATACTTGGAAAGCCTCACACCAGATACCCAAACTCTTTTCACGCTTCAGCACCAACATAACATGCACGTACAACTTTTGAAAAAACTGATATTtgatactttttaaaattacatcaGTTTCGTCACTTTTTTAATATCGTGAAAAtccacaaataaataaatatggttGATTTGATTACAATTATGATTGCATTGTAGTTGtagacattaaaaaattaaattaaacgtTGACGTTGCAATCAAAATCTTGGTTGcattactatattttttttatgccatgcattactatattttaaaacgttgattaaatcatatatatatatatatataaaatgcgCGTTGCAGCTATCAGACCTAAGCAAAACGGTACTGGAGATAAGAACTGTTCTTTATGGAAACGGAGAATTAGAGCCAAATGCTGAGGCGTGTTCTCAGATCACACGAGAGTTTTTCAAAGATGACACATTTCGCCTTTTCATTCTCTATCTGTCAAATCTTAATCTCGGGGtagccatttctatatttcacCGTCTGTtacattatgtttttttaatttctctttctagcatatttaagaattaatatatatatatatatatatatatatatatatatatatatatatatatatatatgtttgtagGCACGCCAAGATGCGACCCACGTGATTGCAAATTTGCAAAGGCAGCGAATTAATTCGCAACTAATTGCTTCTCAGTACCTGGAAAAAAATCTAGATCTTGTGGACATGCTCATAGACGGGTATGAATATTTATGCGATATTCCACattgaattttcaaattttatttcatagttTCAGTACTGTGCTGGATAAATGGTTAATGAAGGTTGACTTAATTAGTTATGAGAAAGAGGGTGACATTGCTTTGTCGTATGGTGCGGTTGCAAGGGAGTGCATACGCCACCAGAGCGTAGCAAGGTACGCAATTCCAATCATCGacctcttaattaattaatcatgcaATTTATTGAGTTATATATCCAACATGAATGCTTGTGTGAGGATCATAATTCTCAATTGTTAACTTTcggagattaaaaaaaaatgtagccaAGCATCTTGCATGGCTGACTTTGGAATTTTACTTTCTTGTTCCTCTTTTTTAAATTCTGACTAGCTTAATTTATGGTTTTTAGGCATATTTTGGAATCAGAGCACATGAAGAAGTTTTTTGACTATATTCAGCTACCAAATTTTGAAATAGCATCAGATGCTGTTGCAACTTTTAAAGTATGCTAATTATGATGCTAtgtcttttaattttcattcacaaatctaaGCCTAATTCTCATTATTTACATGTTCTTCATTTTACTTGCATTGCGAGAAAGTCCCAAAATATATTTCTGGTTTATCACATACATATCTACGTTTGTTATATTCTATATTCTATAATGGACAATGGAGCAAAAGGCATAAAGGATACTGCTTTTTTTTCGCATTTTCCGAGAGAAAATGAAATAcgtgatgaaaaaaatataaaaaagaaagaaagaaatagaagttgtaaaagaaatttaagaGAAACTATCatccataatatatatatttttatcttgcatcttcttatttaattttcctttgttttatGCGACATCCAAACAAATAATATCCTTAAACTATCCAGgattaattatattgatttgaaTGTATGTATGCGAAGAACTCTTTGTATTTGGGAATGtgttttatgataattattttgtataaatagGTTTGGACGGCTAAAACTGATATCacatttaaaatttctaattaactaaaatgttttttttatatcaacaaatcctaattttttagttttgttagaaatgtCAATTTCAAACTTacaacttcttcttctctccttcTTCCTTCAGCGTtaagtttttccttttcaaaaaataaaaagtcatcCTTATATCTCCctaattaactaaaatttgtCATATCATGTGTTGATATAATAAAGTTCTAGGTACTACTATTTTGCTGTTACAGCAAATTCATTAGCATGAAATTAAGCTAATCCATTCCCTGACTGATGTACACAGGAGTTATTGACAAGGCACAAATCTACAGTTGCTGaatttctttctaaaaattATGACTGGGTAAGTACGCCAAAGTCTACTTAGTATATATTTATGTCATGCACAAGGTACATGTATTTATCCTCTGTAAATTAGAGAATGTAAAAGCAATCAAGGCTGTAGAAGAGGGAAAGAATTTTCCCCTATCATTGTTTTATCTTCCAACATGCATGTTTGTAAAAGTTTAAATTAGACAATTTAATTTGGTTTCCAAAGATTTCAGTTGTCTTTAGTTGGTGGCTTCCTCGGTGGAATGTAAGGTTTCGCACcttatatataattgatgtcAACATGCGCGATGAGGCAGATATATGAACCAAAAACTTATTCACATTGGAGtcaattatttgaataaaaaaagtcataGCATCTTTCACATTCCTCAAATTTATTGTAACATAAGTAATTTGGTTGTTTTCATACAATATagctttttaagttttttatttttatcaatattttaagatattatcAGCTAAAACGTTTTACTGTGCTTGTCAGTTCTTCAAAGAGTACAACTCTCAATTGCTTGAATCCACCAGTTATTTTACTAGACGGTACGCTATCAaggtataaataatttaatctgtGGTAGATTCCTTTAAGtctcaaattcattttaacatcaATTGTCCATTTTAACTGCTTGCATTAGTCACAATTTTTTATCCATTTCCCCattgtaatcaaattaatatgttACAGTTATTGGGGGATATGTTATTGGATCGCTCGAATGCTGCTGTAATGGTCCAGTATGTGAGCTCGTTCGATAATATGAGGATCCTCATGAATCTCTTAAGAGTATATATGCATTCTCCTTTACTCAAATTTTTCAGAATTGCAAATACATGAAATAAAAGTACTTATTAATTTGTTCACCCCCCAATTTGCAGGATTCAAATAAGACAATTAAATTGGACTCCTTCCACGTTTTCAAGGTGTATATTGAAATGGAGCaagcatatattttttaatagattctTTTAAACTGAATGTTcttagtttaaatttaattattttaattgacaGCTATTTGTTGCAAATCAAAATAAGCCTCCTGAGATTGTCAGCATCCTTGTTACAAACAAACATAAGCTTTTGCAATTTTTGGACAACTTTAATAGCGACAAAGGTATAAAGTTGTTGCTTCACTTCTAGTgtataaaatttctaattttttaattggtcgCATGAGTTAACTCTATCCTTCCTTAACTTTTCAGCGGACGAGCATTTTCAAGCAGATAAACAACAAGTAATAAATGAGATAATAACTCTTGAACAAGAGGATCGTCCATGCACATCTTTGGACAATTGTGAAGTTCCATGTT
The genomic region above belongs to Glycine max cultivar Williams 82 chromosome 14, Glycine_max_v4.0, whole genome shotgun sequence and contains:
- the LOC100804047 gene encoding putative MO25-like protein At5g47540, which codes for MKKALFKPKPKTPVELVRHARELIIFLDSKTCTRESKREEKLSDLSKTVLEIRTVLYGNGELEPNAEACSQITREFFKDDTFRLFILYLSNLNLGARQDATHVIANLQRQRINSQLIASQYLEKNLDLVDMLIDGYEKEGDIALSYGAVARECIRHQSVARHILESEHMKKFFDYIQLPNFEIASDAVATFKELLTRHKSTVAEFLSKNYDWFFKEYNSQLLESTSYFTRRYAIKLLGDMLLDRSNAAVMVQYVSSFDNMRILMNLLRDSNKTIKLDSFHVFKLFVANQNKPPEIVSILVTNKHKLLQFLDNFNSDKADEHFQADKQQVINEIITLEQEDRPCTSLDNCEVPC